ATTTTGAAAAGTTCATCGCGCACCTTGAGAAGCATCAGCTAAGCGAGGCGTCGACCATGCGGGTCGCAGTGGCCGACGCGATGCGACGCAGCTGGACGCGGCCGATTGCACATGTCGGTTTGCCTGTCTGCCTGGATCCGCTGTTTGCGCATCGCAAAACGGCGCGCCCAAAACCGGGCCCAGCGTTGTGTGCGATCCGGGCGCTGGCGGTGGCGCTTGCAGAAAACAGCGCGCCCGCGGGGCGTTTGATCGGCAGCAAGATTGTTCATCCGCCGTCGATCGATATCGGTTTCGCAGTGGAAGTTGAGGACGGGGTGCTTGTTCCGGTGATTCGCAATGCGGCGAACCGGCCCCTGCCGTCGCTCGTGGAACCATACAACGACCTTGTGGAGCTCGCACGGCAGCGCCGCCTGCCAGTGGACGCGACGGGGGGGTCCATCGCAACCGTCACGAATTTCGGCACGTTTGGCCTGGAATGGGCGACGCCGATTCCGTTACCGGAGCAGACCCTGGTGCTCGGCATGGGCGCGGCGAAACGAAAGCCGCATTGGGATGTTGCGAAGGAGCAATTCATTCCTGTGATGGAGGCGAACCTGACGCTGAGTTTTGATCATCGCGTGCTGGACGGCGGCGCTGCAGGCAGGTTGCTGTCGAGAGTCGCTGAACTCCTGATGCATCCGGAGAATCTTTAACGGATCAAACGCTGCCCGGCCCGATCTCACGGAGCATGCGCGTTCCGCATTTCCCGATAATCCGTCCAGTTGCGACATGAAGTTTGGTGCGCACATGTCGACAAGCGGGGGCATCTGGAAAGCGCTGCAACGCGGCAAATCCATCGGCTGCGAATGCGTGCAGGTGTTCGTGAAGAACAACATGCAATGGGCTGGGAGGCCGCACGGTGCGGACGAGCTGGCGCTGTATTCCACCGAACTCGCGGCGGGCTGCTTCAATTGCGTGTTCGGACATACGGGGTACCTCATCAACCTCGGCGCGGCACCGTCGGAGAATCGCGATCGTTCTCTTAAATCCTTGATGCAGGAGATTGAGCTGGCATCGGCCCTCAAGTTGCCGTTCCTCGTGATGCATCCCGGATCTCATCTCGGTGCAGGCGAGGAGAGCGGGTTGCGGCAGATCATCGCGGGCCTTGATGAAGTATTTGCGGTTACGCGGAAGCTGCCTGTCAGGATAGCGCTTGAGAATACTGCAGGGCAGGGGAGCTGCCTTGGGAATGACATCGCCCATCTCGGCCGGATATTCGACGGCGTCAAGAAGCCCGAGCGACTCGGTGTCTGTCTCGATACGGCCCATTTTTTTGCGGCCGGTTACGATATCCGAACGCAGAAAGGATGGGATAAAGCCATTGCGCAGGTGCGGTCAACGGTGGGGTTGGAAAACATCCTGGCGTTTCATCTGAACGACTCGAAAACGGCATTGAATTCCAGGGTGGATCGTCACGCCCACATCGGGCAGGGGCAAATCGGAAAGGAGGCATTTCGCCATATCGTGCGGGACCCGCGTTTCGCCAGCCATCCCGCCTGTCTCGAAACGCCAAAGTCGCAGGATTTGCATGAAGACATTGGAAATCTTGAGATTCTTCGCAAGTTGGCGGGAGTGGAAACGCTCTGAAATAACGCTGGGGTAAATACCCTATTTGTGGATTTTTTTTCGGGAAATATGTTGCCGCGGTTCCTTGTAATGGTGGTTAGTTAGGTTCAGGCGGCTCTGAGTGGAGCCGCCTTTTTCTTCGTACCCGGGAGCGCGTCCTTTCACGCTGGTGCAATGCATCACCGCAAGTTCGACGGCTCGCGCACCTTTCGCACTGAAACGTGAAAGGCTACGTTTCAATCGGCCCTTCGCGGGGTTATTTTGCGCCGAGTTGAAGGCGCGGATCGTTTTCCAGCATCGACTTGAGGTTTGGCCAATTCGCCTCGTTCATCTCATTGAATGCGTTCAGATAAACGGCAGTGACCTCGTGCGGATATTTTTGGAGAAGCGCTTCCACTGCGTCCTTCAGCTTCGCATCTTCAACGGTTGGAGGAAGGTCCTCAACAACACCTTCCTCATGCTGGATCCCGAGCGGCGTCAGGAAGTCCACAAGCATGGAACGATATTTTTTCATGAGCCACATGCGGATGAGGTTGCCCGCGGCGAGTTCGAGCCCGGGTTTTCCGAGCGATGCCAGCATTGCCGTGTGTCGCTGAGACTTGGCCTGGCGTTCCATGAATACCGGGCGGACCTTCCGGGCTTCAGCAACGGCGCTGAGTGTCGCGCGATAGGTAGGTTTCTCGGTGTCGGCGATGAACGTCAGGATTTCGTTTCCCAACGCTGGCGACATAAAGCCGAATAATTCGTGTGCAGTGAGCATCGTTGTAAAATCTTTGGGCCGCGGCCGTCTCTGGCTTACCCGATTGTTGTGATGGTGATTCTATTTTTGTCCGCCAGCTGTTCGCAAGCTTCCTGTTCCAATAAGAGTGTGCGCCCTGCCTCGAGTGCCAGCACGGAAACACCCGATGCCCCGCAGGTTTCGAGCGTGCGAACCCCGATGCATGGAATGTCGAAGCGCATGTCGTGATTCAGCTTGGCGACCTTCACCGCCACAGCGCCGCCGTTCTTGCCGGCAAGTTCCCCGCCGCGCGCCAGGCATTTGTCCGTGCCCTCAAATCCCTCGACCGCGAGGACCGTGCCTTCCTTGACCACGACGAGCTGGCCGATGTCCAGGCGGGAGATTTCCTTTGCAATGCGCCATCCGTAATCGATGTCCTCTTGTTGCGCCGTCGAGATTTTCGGGCCTGCGTGAAATCCTTTGGCCGGCATCAAGGGCTGAAGCCACGGCGTCGCGGCGATCAGCTCGATGCCATCCTTCTGCAACTCGGCTGCGATGCCGCCAAAGATGCTGTGCGCATTCCGCTCCTTTAGTTTCAGCAACAATCCCATAGCGCGCAGATCCGGGCGAACATCGAATAGGTTCCGAGGCGCAATCTGTCCAGCCATCACGCACTGCCGAACGTCGCGTTCCCGGAAGGCGTTGATGAGTTTCGACAGTTGCCCGACCCGCGTCCACACGATGTCGTCGACCAATTCCGCGAGCGCAGGCTCGGTCTCTCCCTCGAATGCGACGGCGACGATGCGCCGAACGCCCATCGCGCGCGCCTGGCGGGCGAGAAGGAGAGGCAGCAGCCGATTGCCGGCGATGATACCCAGGGCGTCGGGGTTTTCGTGCACGGCAAGACGTTAACGTGTTTCAAAAAGCGTCCGCAAATCCAATATGTTTTCTCCCCATATGGCCGACGGTATTACTCCCCATAGGTGCCATCGGAGAGAAGGCTGACCGGTAGGTTATGAAAACGATACCTACATATATTCATGGGGTCCTGGATTACGTGGTGGGGCTTGCACTGTTACTGGCGCCAAACCTGTTCGGGTTTGCGGATGAAGGCGGGGCGGCGGTGATGGTGCCGCGCGTCATTGGCGTGATGATCCTGGGCATGGCCGTGCTCACTCGATATGAACTTGGGTTGTTCAAGTTGATCCCGATGCCTGTTCATCTAGCGATCGACTATGTCGTGCCGCTGATCCTGGCAGCTTCGCCGTGGTTGTTTGGGTTCAATGATCGGCCAGCGAACGTTTGGGCACCGCATCTGGTGGTTGGACTGGGGAGCTTCCTGGTTGCGCTCATGACCGAGCGGGAGCCGCGTCATCAGACCATCCCGCAGCACGCACCGTAAGACGGAGAAGGACAGGTTCCGAACCCCTCCGCAGTGGGGATTGGCCACTGACGTGCAGCCTGATTACGCCGATCAAACAACCGCTCGTGCATAAACCAAGAGCTATTTCCGATTTTACGGCAAAACACCCAGCGGTGAAGACGCCTGGCACCTGGACAAGTGTGACTGTTACGGCTGCAAGTCCGCGATCTGGCGGCGGTGTTCGCGCTGCTGGTTCCTTTGGTTGATCCTTCTGGCGCGCGCCGGTAGAGTGGCGCGCGTGCAGAATCCCAATGCAACGGTTCAACCTTCCAGCGCGTGGAGCCAGATTCGCACGATTTACCGGTATGAACTTCGGGGGGCGTTGCGTGAGCGCACGATCGTAATCAACAGTATTCTCATCCCCATCTTTCTGTATCCGCTCATCATGTGGGCGGGGTTCACAGGGGTGATGTTCATCCAGGGCCATTCGGACAGCACGAAGTCGCGCATCGCTGTCCTCAATGTCCCGCGCGAACATCCCGGCCTCCGTGCCCGTTTCGAGCGCGACCGCCGGATTAATATCGTCCGCGATGCTTCTGCGACTCCTGACCAAATCCAGCGAGGGAACCTGGATGCGATCGTTGAGTTCGTTTCTCCCGAAGCCGAGCGGGCTGCGCTGCCCGGGAACTTCACGGCGAAAATCACCTTCAACGGATCCAAGGATCGAAGCAACAGCGCCCGACAACGCGTGGAAGGCGCGATCGAGAGGTATCGACGCGACTGGGTTGCCCGCGAGGGCCGCAAGCTCGGGATCTCGGATGCCGAATGGGCCGGATTCAAGATGACGTCCCGGAACCTGGCTTCGGAAAAGCAGATGGGAGGTTTTGTTCTTGGCATGCTCATACCCGTGTTGTTCGTGGTCATGGTCGCCGCGGGTTGCTTTTATCCCGCCATCGATTGCACCGCAGGAGAACGGGAGCGGAATACTTGGGAAACACTCATGTCCTCAGCGGCGAAGCGGGTTCACATCGTTGTGGCGAAATACCTGTATGTCACAACACTCGGCGGTTTGGCAGGTGCTTTGAATCTGGTGGCATTTGCGCTGACGTTGAAGCCGATGTTTGCGCCATTGCTGGCGCAGGCGGGTGTGACATTCAATTTTGCAGTTCCGCCTGCGGCGATTCCACTGCTCATTCTCGCGGCGGTGTTGCTGGCGGGGTTCGTCGCGGCGGGCATGATGATCTTCGCCTCCTTCGCACGGACGTTCAAGGAGGGCCAGGCGATGATCATGCCGTTCTATCTCCTCGTCATGCTTCCTCCGATTGTTTTGCAATCGCCCGGCATCCAGTTCACCACCACGCTTGCGTTGATACCCGTCGTCAATGTGGCGATGATGGTTCGGTCCGTGGTGACAGGAATCTACCCGTGGGTGCAAATTGGAATCACGATTGCAGTGTCACTGGCGATGATCGCGCTCTGCGTACGTCTCGCGGCGTTCATCCTGCGTTTTGAAGACGTCATGGCCGGAGCGTACAACGGAAGCATAAAACAGTTCTTCCGCGAGCGCTTGTTCGGCAAGGCAAAGAGCAGCGGCGGAATACAAACCTGATAGCCATCGAAGATTTATGGAGACGACAGTTCGCGTCGAGAACCTGAAAAAGATCTACTTCGAGGAAGGCCGTGGCGAGGTGCGGGCCGTCGATGGAATCAGCTTCAGCTGCCAGCCGGGTGAAATATTCGGCCTTCTGGGCGCGAACGGCGCTGGCAAGACGACGACACTTCGAGTGCTTGCCACCATTCTCCAGCCGACTTCCGGAACCGCGGCGCTGATGGGCCATGACACCGTGCGCGAACCCGAATGGGTGCGGCGGAGCCTCGGATTTTATTCGGCGAGCACAGCGTTGTATCCACGGCTCACAGCGCGCGAGACGCTGGAATTTTTCGCCAGGATCAACGGTTATCCGACCCAGCGTGTTAAGGCGCGCGTGGATCACTTGATCGCACGCTTTGGAATTTCCGAGTACGCGGACGCGAGGGTGGATCGGCTTTCCCAGGGCATGAAGCAGAAGGTGTCGATTGCACGGACGGTGGTGCACGACCCGCCGGTTGTGATTTTCGACGAGCCGACCGTTGGGTTGGACGTGCTGAATGCGATCGAAATGCAGAAGGTCATTGCGGAGTTTCGCACGGAAGGTAAGACCATTCTCTTTTCCACCCACATCATGAGCGAAGCCGAGCGTTTATGTGATCGGATCGCGATTGTGCATCGGGGAAAAATTCACGCGTCCGACACGCTGCCGGCGCTTCGCAGCGCCAGCGGCAAGCATTATCTCGAGGACATCTTTGTTCATTTCGTCGAGCGCGCCAACGCAGGGTCCCTGCCTCTTCTTGAGGTTCCATGAATGTGCGGGTTTCCACGGTCTGGATCCTGTTCCGCCATGAACTGCGCATGATCCTGCGGGACAGGCGCACGCTCATCACGGCGGTCATCGTGCCGATGCTGGTCACGCCGCTCGTGCTGGCATCCTCGTCATGGACACGCAAGCAACGCGAGGCGGTCCTGCAGAGCACCACATATAAGTATGCTGTCGCGGGTGAAGCGCGCGACCAGATCCGCGAGTGGATCACGACTGCGATCGAACAGCGTGACCTAAAGGCTGGAACGAACGGCGCCGGGTTGTTGCGCCTGGAGGAAGAGACTGCGATCACCAATGCCGTCGAGGCGCTGCACGCCGCCACGATTCATTTTTTTGTGGAGGGTGTCCGCGAGGTGAAGACCAATTCGACCGGAGAAGTAACGCCGGAACCGTTGCCGACACTGCGGTTTGTCTATCGTGGTGACCGCGACGATTCGCTCAAGGGACAGCAGGAACTCGAGGAACAACTGGAGCGAATGCGCAAGCGCGGCCGCGAGGACCTGCTTCGCGAAAGGGGATTTCCAGTCCGTGTGGAACAGGTGGCGGTTGTAGAACCCGTGGATCTCGCATCGAAGGCCCAAGTGGCCGGGCGCACGCTGGGCAAGATGATCTCGCTCTTTTTGCTGGTCCTGGTTTTCAGTGGCGGGGCTGTGGTGGCGAATGACCTCCTCGCGGGAGAAAAGGAGCGTGGCACGCTGGAAACCCTGCTGACGAGCAGCGCTTCCCGGACCGACATTATAGCTTCGAAACAGTTGGTGATCTTCGCCATCGCGACCTTCATCACCATCATGCAGGTGATGAACCTGCTCGTGTACGTGGGTTTCAAGGTCATCCCCGTTTCAGCGAATCTGTCTGCCGCGGTGACGCCAGCTGTTGCCTTGCTGTTACTGGCGTTGTTCCTGCCCATGACCGGGCTCGTTGCGGGGCTTTTGTTGCTGGGATCGGGCTACGCCAAGACGTACAAGGAGGCGCAGTTGTACTTTCTTCCGATGCTGGTGATCTGCGTTCTCCCGGCGCTCGCCCCGATTTTTCCAGACCTTCCGTTGCGGTCGCTCGTTGTCTTGATTCCGATTGCGAACGTTGGTGTCGCGGCGAAGGAGATCCTTGTCGGCGTGTTCGACTGGCCGATGATTGCGCTGGCGTGGATCGTGACGGCCGGGACAGGACTGTGGGTTACGCGGATCACGATCTCGTTGTTGTCCGCAGAGCGATTGATGAATGCGGGGGGCGGTCAACTCTCGCCGACCGACGGCGCGGGGCGGTTCAGCCGGCATGTGGTTGCGTGGTTCGCGACGTTGTGGGCGGTGCTCTGGGTCGTGAACAGTTACACGGCGCGCGCGGACATTCGGGTGCAATTGCTGGTCAACCTGGTGGGACTTTTCCTGGGCGCTTCACTGCTGATCCTTTGGCGCTATCCACTCAATTGGGGCGAGATGCTGGCGTGGCGCGGTCCGAAACCGCTTGTCTGGCTGGGCGTGGTGTGTGCGATTCCGGGTGGCGTGCTGACTGCGAGTGGGCTGGCGCGACTGGCGAGCCAGTTTGTGCCAGTGTCGGAGGAGATGCTTGAGGAGTTCTCCCGCACATTGATTCCAGAAGGCATCACGACAGCGGAACTGTTGTTCTTCCTGGCAGTGCTGCCCGGGTTTTGCGAGGAGTTCGCATTTCGTGGATTGCTGCTCCACGGTTTGCGTCGCCGGTTTCATCCCGTGGCTCTCGTGGTTGTTGTCGGGTTGGTGTTCGGGATCTTTCACTTCGCGCTGTTCCGTTTCGCGGGCACCGCATTTCTGGGAATGCTGCTCGCGGCCGTGACCTTGATCACGGGTTCGATTTTCCCAGCAATGGTGTGGCATGCGGGAAATAATGCGCTGGGCGTGATCGCGTCGCAGGCGGAAGTGCCGGTCGCCGAGCTGGACGGATGGATGTATGGGGCGGGGGTTGTGCTGCTTGCGGTGGCGTTCTGGATTTTCTGGCGCGAGCGCCAGCCGGCCGCGGGATTGCGGTGGAGGCGATGAGCTTGTTGCCTTTGACGTAAACATGTTGCGCCGCTGTCGCAATATCTGGCGAACGTCAGCTCCGGACGAGCGTCCTGCTTACACAAACGAAGACACAATCGCCGACCTCGATAGGAGCGGCGTGAAATTGTTTCGAACCTAATTCCGGGCTGGGACCGGAGCTCACGAATTGTTTTGAGACGCGGCTCAAACGATCCGCTGGATTCCTCGAAGATTCATGCTACAGTCTCAGCCGCTTTGCGCTCGGTGGCGCGCGCGATACAACATGACTCAATTTGAAGCCAGGTTCAGCGGCATCGGCCGCTTGTTCGGAAGCGACGGCGCACAGCGCCTTCGCGATGCCCACGTGTGTGTCATCGGAATCGGCGGCGTGGGTTCATGGGCCGTTGAAGCGCTCGCACGGTCAGGCGTCGGACAGCTCACTCTCGTGGACCTTGACGACGTCTGCATCAGCAACGTCAACCGCCAACTGCACGCACTCACGGGGACCTTTGGCAAACCCAAGGTCGAGGTGATGGCCGAGCGAGCGCGGCTGATCCAACCGGACTGCCAGGTCAACGCGCGACAGGAATTTTTTCTGCAATCCAACGCCGATTCCATTCTCAACACGCGATTCGATTATGTCTTCGATGCGATCGACCGCGTCTCGATGAAGGCGCTGCTGATCGCATCGTGTGTTCAGCGGGGAATTCCGATCATCACCGCAGGTGGCGCGGGCGGGCGTCGCAATCCCGCAGCCATCGAAGTTTCCGACCTCGCGTTCTCTTGCAATGACCGTTTGCTGAAACACGTGAGAAAGGAACTGCGTTCCAAGCACAGCTTTACTCAGGCCGACAAGCCGTTCGGCGTGAAGTGTGTTTTCTCCCGGGAACCTGTCGTCTTTGCACAGGCGGACGGTTCGGTCTCCTGCGAGCGCGGCGATACCACGGATTTCCGAATCGATTGCAGCACTGGATTTGGAACCGCCAGTTTCGTGACGGGAACATTCGGACTCATTGCGGCCGGCCAAATCGTCGAGCACCTGGCGTCAACAGAGGCTGCAGTTATGCAGCGTGTCGAAACAGGATGCGATGCTTCCCGGCCTAGCGCTTGATCAACGTCGCGAAGGCGCGCTGAAAGTTTTCGTGAACCTGCTGCGCGAGTTGCTCGAGCGGTTCTTCCAGCAACTCGGCTGCGAACGCATAAACAGCGCGCAGGTTGGCGGGATGGTTCAGGGGTTTACCGTTCGAACCCGGGGGAAGAGGAAATTCAATGCGCGCTTCGGGGAGGCATTGGTCGGGGGCATCGGTTTCAACCAGCAATCGATCCGGCGGAATGTGGCGGAAAGTCTCGCGCTGCCGTTCTTTTCGTTCGTGCGCAAAATATCCTGGCAGCGAAAAATACCCGCCAAGATCCGCGAGCTGCCCAATCATCTCCCTTGGTCCGCCAAAGGAATGGAGAACGAACCCGCAGGCCGGCCGCGGCTCGCGCTTTAGAATTTCCAGCAGCCTGCCCCAGGCCTGCAGGCAATGAATGCTCACGGGCAGGTTGCGCTCCGATGCCATGCGCAGCTGCCAGACAAATACCTCCTCCTGCAGTGGCAGATCGTGATCCCGAATCCATTTGTCCAAACCAATTTCCCCAATCGCTGCAGGGACCGAATCCACCAAGCCTGTCAGCGTCTGCTTCCAGTGCTCGCTGCGTTCGCGCACATACCACGGGTGATATCCAAACGACGGGATGACCTGCGGAACACGGCGGGCGAGTTCCCGGACCTGCGGCCAGTCCTCCTCGCAGGAGCCATTCACGACCATCCACTCCACGTTGGCGCGCGGAAGTTCCTGAAGGATCGATTCAAGGTGCGGCCCGAGGCGCTCGTCCTGCAGGTGGTTGTGGGCGTCGCAAAGACGCAACGTCGAAACGCTCACGGCCGGGAGGAAATCCAGAGGGAATGGAGAGGCGCAAGTTTCCTGAGCTCCGCGCGAATTTCGGTCCAGATGCGATACTCGAGAATGCACCGCCGGAAAATTCCCGCTGCCGCGACCTGTGCCGCGAATTTTTCACGAACCTGGTGTTCGATGCGATCGTATTCTGCCCGCTTCCTGCGTTCAGCGCCATCGGCAACGATTCGGTTCTGTGGCATGAGGTCACTCTATCGCGCGGCCAAGCCTTGTCCAGCCGGCTCCTATCCTCATCAAGGATGATGCGGGATAGTCGCGGGTGCATTTAAGATATTGGCGGATCGATCCTCGCCGTCTTGAATAGCTCGCATCAACCGTGAACATCTGCCCGCACATGGTTTCATTTTTTTCTATCGTCGCTTCGCGCCAAACCGTCGTTCGCCTCGCAGCGTTGCTTTCCGCTGGACTGGCAATTGTTCAATCGCCGCTGCAAGGCGCGGAATCACCACAATCCCGCAATCGCGGCGGCGGGCCCGACCGCGGAGTCTACAAGGCCCGCATCGAGCCACATTGGTTCGGCGACAATTCAAAATTCTGGTATCGAAACGATCTGAGTGGCGGTGCCCGCGAATTCATCCTTGTAGCTGCCGCCACTGGCACGCGTCAGGCGGCATTTGATCATGCGCGGCTTGCCGAATCCCTGTCTCGGGCTGCGGGCGAATCATTTTCCGGGGACCGTCTGCCGTTCTCGGAAATCGAATTCGCCAATTCCGGCGCGAGTGTTCGATTCAATGCCGCGGGGAAGCAGTGGAAATGCGATTTGAGCTCTTACCGCTGTGAAGTTGTGACCAACGACGCGCAAGCTGCGTTGCACCACAATGTGACGGCCACCCCGATGCTTGCTGCGGCGGAAGCCCATCCTGAAATGAATCCGCAGGAGGACGACGATGAACGACCGAGGCGGGGCGCGGAAAGCGGCCGCCGCGCGGGGCGTGCGGTCACGTCTCCCGATGGCAAGTGGTCGGCAAGCGTGCGCGAATTCAATGTTGTCCTCCGTGAGCAGGCCAATGGAATGGAGACGGTCCTCACGAGCGATGGAGTCGAGACCAATTATTACATGCAGCTCGAATGGTCGCCTGATTCCAAATCGCTCGTGGCATGGCAATTGGAACCTGGCGACCAGAAGGAGGTGTACCTGGTGCAATCCTCTCCACCGAGCGGCGGTCGCGCTGTGTTGCGGAAGCGGCCGTATGCGCTGCCGGGTGACCGCTTCAGCCGATATGCAGTCAACTTTTTCGACGTGGCTGCGCGAAAACGGACTGCCCCCGCAGTGGACCGTTTCGAGCACCAGTGGGAACGTCCCCGCGTGCGCTGGCATCCCGATCAACGGCGGTTCGCGTATCAACAAGTTGATCGTGGACATCGGCGCCTTCGCGTGATCGAGGTTCATTGCGATACCGGATCCGCGCGCAACATCATTGATGAAAAGTCGGAGACGTTTATCTGGACCGCCCACACGGAGAGTCTGAATCTCCGTTACGTCAACTGGCTCGAAAAGTCCGACGAGATCGTTTACGTGTCGGAAAAGGACGGGTGGCGCCATATGTATCTTGTGGACGCCGCCACTGGGCAGATTCGAAACCCAATCACACAAGGGGAATGGGTGGTTCGCGGCATCGACCGTATTGATGAAGAGAAGCGACAGATCTGGTTTCGTGGGGCGGGCAGGAATCGAGGCGAGGATCCTTACTTCATCCATCATTATCGTGTGGACTTCGATGGCTCCGGCCTTGTCGCGCTCACGGAAGGCAACGGCACGCACGCGGTTCAATTCTCGCCAGATCGCCAGTTCGTCATCGACACCTACAGCCGTGTGGACATGCCGCCTGTGCATGAACTCCGCCGCTCTGCCGACGGCGTGAAGGTAGTGGAACTTGAACGCGCTGACATCAGGGAGCTGAAAGAATCGGGATGGGAGGCTCCCGAGGTTTTTGTGGCGAAGGGCCGCGACGGGACGACCGACATCTGGGGCATCATTTGCCGCCCGCGCGCGTTCGACGCACAGAAGAAGCATCCCGTCCTGGAGCAAATATACGCGGGCCCGCAGAGCGCGTATGTGCCGAAGTCCTTCAGCGCGCAGCGCCGATTCTCCGCAATGACTGACATGGGATTCATCGTGGTGCAGATGGATGGCATGGGAACGGCGTTTCGTTCCAAGGCGTTTCACGATGTCTGCTACAAGAATCTTAAGGACGCAGGTTTTGCGGATCGCATCCTCTGGCATAAAGCGGCGGCGGCCAAGTATCCGTATTATGACATTGATCGCGTTGGCGTGTATGGAACGTCGGCGGGGGGCCAGAATGCAGGCGGCGCAGTGTTGTTCCATCCTGAATTCTACAAGGCAGCGGTTGCGAACTGCGGCTGCCACGACAACCGCATGGACAAGGCATCATGGAACGAGCAGTGGATGGGTTACCCGGTCGGGCCGCAATACTCCGAGTCGTCAAACATCGACAACGCGGGCAAGCTCGGCGGTGCGCTGTTCCTCGTGGTGGGCGAGATGGACAGCAATGTTCCGCCGGAATCGACGCTTCGATTTGCCGACGCCCTGATTGCGGCGGGAAAAGATTTCGATATGCTGGTCGTGCCGGGCGCGGAGCATGGGACTGGCGGCCGTTACGGCTCCTACGTTCAGCGGCGCACGCGCGAATTTTTCGCGCGCCACCTGTTGAATACGAGCGGCGGCGTGGCGGGCTCGACCACTCGGGCGCAGGCCAGCCAGCGTAACTAATGCCATGTTTAAAGCGTCTCCGGCTTTGTGCCTCGTTTGCGGTCCACCCCGCGGATGAGGCGTTTCACATGTGGTTAAACAGACGCAGCACGACGTAAACATCCAACCTATGAAAACACGCATTCTATTCGGAGCAATGGCGCTGATTGCCAGTTCGGTTCTGGCAGCTGATTCCGGCGCGAAGGACGAGATAAAAGCCGCCGCCAAAAAGCTTGGCGACAATTATTCCTGGAAGACGACGATTGAAAACGCCGGCGGCGGCGGCGGTGGCGGACGGGGCCTGGGCGGACCTGCGGAAGGCAAGACGGCCGGTGGAACCACGTGGCTGTCACTTGCCCGTCGCGATACCACCACGGACGCCTATATGACGGGAATGGACAAGGGTGCAATCAAGACGGATGAAGGCTGGCGATCCTTATCCGAATTGACGCAGGATGCAGGCGGCGGCGGCGGTGGATTCAATCCAACGGCATGGCTCGCGCGCACCGTTCGGAATTACAAGGCTCCCGCCACGCAAGCTGCGGAACTTGCCGAACAGACCAAAGCGTTGACCAAGGAAGGTGATGCGTATTCTGGCGAGCTGACAGAGGAAGGCGCAAAGGCTTTGCTGTCGTTTCGCGGTGGTGGCGGCCAGGGGCCCACGGTTCAGAACGCCAAGGGAACGGTGAAGTATTGGGTCGCTGACGGAAAAATTACCAAGTACCAGTACA
This is a stretch of genomic DNA from Verrucomicrobiia bacterium. It encodes these proteins:
- the lpxI gene encoding UDP-2,3-diacylglucosamine diphosphatase LpxI (LpxI, functionally equivalent to LpxH, replaces it in LPS biosynthesis in a minority of bacteria.) encodes the protein MHENPDALGIIAGNRLLPLLLARQARAMGVRRIVAVAFEGETEPALAELVDDIVWTRVGQLSKLINAFRERDVRQCVMAGQIAPRNLFDVRPDLRAMGLLLKLKERNAHSIFGGIAAELQKDGIELIAATPWLQPLMPAKGFHAGPKISTAQQEDIDYGWRIAKEISRLDIGQLVVVKEGTVLAVEGFEGTDKCLARGGELAGKNGGAVAVKVAKLNHDMRFDIPCIGVRTLETCGASGVSVLALEAGRTLLLEQEACEQLADKNRITITTIG
- a CDS encoding SPW repeat protein, with amino-acid sequence MKTIPTYIHGVLDYVVGLALLLAPNLFGFADEGGAAVMVPRVIGVMILGMAVLTRYELGLFKLIPMPVHLAIDYVVPLILAASPWLFGFNDRPANVWAPHLVVGLGSFLVALMTEREPRHQTIPQHAP
- a CDS encoding ABC transporter ATP-binding protein; this translates as METTVRVENLKKIYFEEGRGEVRAVDGISFSCQPGEIFGLLGANGAGKTTTLRVLATILQPTSGTAALMGHDTVREPEWVRRSLGFYSASTALYPRLTARETLEFFARINGYPTQRVKARVDHLIARFGISEYADARVDRLSQGMKQKVSIARTVVHDPPVVIFDEPTVGLDVLNAIEMQKVIAEFRTEGKTILFSTHIMSEAERLCDRIAIVHRGKIHASDTLPALRSASGKHYLEDIFVHFVERANAGSLPLLEVP
- a CDS encoding ABC transporter permease gives rise to the protein MQNPNATVQPSSAWSQIRTIYRYELRGALRERTIVINSILIPIFLYPLIMWAGFTGVMFIQGHSDSTKSRIAVLNVPREHPGLRARFERDRRINIVRDASATPDQIQRGNLDAIVEFVSPEAERAALPGNFTAKITFNGSKDRSNSARQRVEGAIERYRRDWVAREGRKLGISDAEWAGFKMTSRNLASEKQMGGFVLGMLIPVLFVVMVAAGCFYPAIDCTAGERERNTWETLMSSAAKRVHIVVAKYLYVTTLGGLAGALNLVAFALTLKPMFAPLLAQAGVTFNFAVPPAAIPLLILAAVLLAGFVAAGMMIFASFARTFKEGQAMIMPFYLLVMLPPIVLQSPGIQFTTTLALIPVVNVAMMVRSVVTGIYPWVQIGITIAVSLAMIALCVRLAAFILRFEDVMAGAYNGSIKQFFRERLFGKAKSSGGIQT
- a CDS encoding 2-oxo acid dehydrogenase subunit E2 — its product is MPLIPIIMPQLGESIAEAAIISFLVKPGQTVEADQDIMEVETSKATLNVASPCSGTLQQFLAQLNESYPVGAVLGYLDASAEEIKRVGLDTQPVTDNGADDAPEPAEKAYVEGTTKRVLPTVRGLPVPANAAGASYMSPRMKARMNELGLHAADLAGIAGSGAAGRVTIQDFEKFIAHLEKHQLSEASTMRVAVADAMRRSWTRPIAHVGLPVCLDPLFAHRKTARPKPGPALCAIRALAVALAENSAPAGRLIGSKIVHPPSIDIGFAVEVEDGVLVPVIRNAANRPLPSLVEPYNDLVELARQRRLPVDATGGSIATVTNFGTFGLEWATPIPLPEQTLVLGMGAAKRKPHWDVAKEQFIPVMEANLTLSFDHRVLDGGAAGRLLSRVAELLMHPENL
- a CDS encoding deoxyribonuclease IV; the encoded protein is MKFGAHMSTSGGIWKALQRGKSIGCECVQVFVKNNMQWAGRPHGADELALYSTELAAGCFNCVFGHTGYLINLGAAPSENRDRSLKSLMQEIELASALKLPFLVMHPGSHLGAGEESGLRQIIAGLDEVFAVTRKLPVRIALENTAGQGSCLGNDIAHLGRIFDGVKKPERLGVCLDTAHFFAAGYDIRTQKGWDKAIAQVRSTVGLENILAFHLNDSKTALNSRVDRHAHIGQGQIGKEAFRHIVRDPRFASHPACLETPKSQDLHEDIGNLEILRKLAGVETL